ATATACAGCACAAAAGGAATTGCGCACGATGAAGATTTTAGAAGATTATTTTCACTACTATGATTTAGCAAAAGATGACGAGAAGAGTAGAGAGCGATTAATTAGCCTTTTTTCTGAGAAGATTGAGTTTGTATTGAATGGTGATCGAAAACAAGGTATGAACAGTTGGAAAAGCTTCTTGAATATGTTCTTTGAGGGATCGCTCGAAATCAAGCATATGTATGAAGGTTGGAAACCTGTACCCGGAGAACCTGATACCTATCAAACCAAATGGGCAGTGTGTGGTAAAAAAGCAACAGGCGAAGTTTATACACTTACTGGAGTGGACAAGGCTCGGCTGGATGCGGAAGGTAAGATCGTTTATCTGGAGAATATCCCAGACACAGCGAATACATTTGATAAGTACAAAAACATCTGATTCCCTTAAATGATAACCCGTTAGCTGCATAATAGCTTGCGGGTTTTCTGTTTTCCGAACAATACATATATGTTTAATTTGTAACATTCGCTTTTTCTGTTGACAAGCAGTAGGTGAGAGCCTAAAATAACGAATGTAATAATATAGCGCATTGAATGCGAATATTACTTCAAACGAACGACAACAATACGAGTATGCTTTGCGTAGGAGGAATTACGACTCATGGAGCGTTTCTTTAAATTAAAGGAACATGGCACGAACGTCCGCACAGAAATTATAGCGGGGATTACTACTTTTATGACCATGGCTTATATTTTGGTGGTCAACAATACCTTTTTAGGTCCGACTGGAGCAGGTATGCCCAGTGAAGCTGTCTTTTTTGCGACGGCCGTAGGTGCAGGTTTGGTTACCATCCTGATGGGGTTATTCGTTAATGTGCCGATCGGCATGGCGCCGGGTATGGGCTTGAATGCTTATTTTATGACTGTAGTCCTGAGTTCTAATGGCATGATTACTTGGCAAGCGGCACTTGGCGCTGTATTTATATCCGGTATCGTCTTTCTGATTTTAACCGTGACACGAGTAAGACAGATGCTGCTTGTTGCGGTTCCGGAAAATTTAAAGACAGCTATTACAGTGGGTATCGGCTTGTTTATTACGATTGTCGGCTTCAAGCTTTGTAATCTGGTTATGGTGAGTATCGTTCCAGGGACAGATGTTGGTCAACCGGTTCCGGGTCATGCTTTTAATTTGATTTTGGGAAGTCTGGTACATCAAAAGGATGCACTGCTGGCCCTAATCGGATTGCTTATTATCGCAGCACTGATGGTCGTTCGGGTTAAAGGTGCATTGCTGATTGGGATCGTAGCTACTACATTAATCGGTATTCCGATGGGAGTAACGAATCTGAGTAGCTTGACAACAGGCAACTGGATTCCTGATTTCAGTAATTTGGCTGTAGGCCAGTTAGACTTGAAAGCAGCTTTGCATATTGGTCTGTTTGATATCATTTTCATTTTCACATTTGTAGAGTTGTTTGATACGTTCGGTACCTTGGTAGGTACGGCTACTCGCGCGGGTATAATGAAAGATAAGAAAAAAGGCGAGAAAATTATCGGTAAAGCGATGCTGGTGGATGCTGTTGGCGTAAGTACCGGTGCTGTATTGGGTACAAGTACGATTACAGCATTCGTAGAAAGCTCCGCAGGGGTAGAAGAAGGCGGACGTACCGGACTGACTGCTGTAACGACAGGTGTTCTGTTCTTGTTGGCCCTGTTTATTGCACCGTTGGCTCTGGTTGTGCCTTCTGCCGCTACTGCTCCAGCTCTGATTATTGTTGGGGTCCTAATGATGAGTCAGGTTCGCAACATCGACTGGGATAACTTTCTGTTGGCGTTTCCTGCATTTTTGACTATCGTGCTGATGCCTTTCACAGGTGGAATCGCGAATGGTATTTCTGCTGGTATCCTGTCTTACGTTGTACTGGCTGTATTCAGTAATCTATTTACCAGCAATAAAGTTAAAATTCACTGGCTCATGTGGGTGCTTGCTATTATTGTAGTAATCCGCTTTGCCTTTATGGGCTCAGAATAATCAGTAGATATAGAACAAAGAACCTCTTCCTGTTGCTTAAGGGAAGAGGTTCTTTGTTTGTAGTTAGACGCAGATAGATACAACGGAGCTATTATATAGAAGGAAAATGAATAATATATAAAGTATTATGAATTTCACATAATAAATGCTTGCAAACGGGATGTGTATATGGTATATTCTAATTCCGGCCAAGAAATACAATATTGCGAGCGAGTGTTACAAAAAACGTTTTAAAAAAATGCTTGCTAAGTTGGTTCGGACATGATATGATATAAGAGTTGATGAAGCGACGTGCTGAATTAACGAAATGAATGTTTGATCTTTGAAAACTGAACAACGAGTGAGTAAAACGATTTTGTTCGCAAAATCAAACAAGAGATATTTTTTATCTCGTCAGTTTCAAAATGAGCTTATCGCTCTTTCTATAAACCAGCTTCGGTTGGTCTTTAATGGAGAGTTTGATCCTGGCTCAGGACGAACGCTGGCGGCGTGCCTAATACATGCAAGTCGAGCGGGGTTATTTAGAAGCTTGCTTCTAAATAACCTAGCGGCGGACGGGTGAGTAACACGTAGGCAACCTGCCCACAAGACAGGGATAACTACCGGAAACGGTAGCTAATACCCGATACATCCTTTTCCTGCATGGGCGAAGGAGGAAAGACGGAGCAATCTGTCACTTGTGGATGGGCCTGCGGCGCATTAGCTAGTTGGTGGGGTAATGGCCTACCAAGGCGACGATGCGTAGCCGACCTGAGAGGGTGATCGGCCACACTGGGACTGAGACACGGCCCAGACTCCTACGGGAGGCAGCAGTAGGGAATCTTCCGCAATGGGCGAAAGCCTGACGGAGCAACGCCGCGTGAGTGATGAAGGTTTTCGGATCGTAAAGCTCTGTTGCCAGGGAAGAATGTCTTGTAGAGTAACTGCTACAAGAGTGACGGTACCTGAGAAGAAAGCCCCGGCTAACTACGTGCCAGCAGCCGCGGTAATACGTAGGGGGCAAGCGTTGTCCGGAATTATTGGGCGTAAAGCGCGCGCAGGCGGCTCTTTAAGTCTGGTGTTTAATCCCGAGGCTCAACTTCGGGTCGCACTGGAAACTGGGGAGCTTGAGTGCAGAAGAGGAGAGTGGAATTCCACGTGTAGCGGTGAAATGCGTAGAGATGTGGAGGAACACCAGTGGCGAAGGCGACTCTCTGGGCTGTAACTGACGCTGAGGCGCGAAAGCGTGGGGAGCAAACAGGATTAGATACCCTGGTAGTCCACGCCGTAAACGATGAATGCTAGGTGTTAGGGGTTTCGATACCCTTGGTGCCGAAGTTAACACATTAAGCATTCCGCCTGGGGAGTACGGTCGCAAGACTGAAACTCAAAGGAATTGACGGGGACCCGCACAAGCAGTGGAGTATGTGGTTTAATTCGAAGCAACGCGAAGAACCTTACCAGGTCTTGACATCCCTCTGACCGCTGTAGAGATATGGCTTTCCTTCGGGACAGAGGAGACAGGTGGTGCATGGTTGTCGTCAGCTCGTGTCGTGAGATGTTGGGTTAAGTCCCGCAACGAGCGCAACCCTTATGCTTAGTTGCCAGCAGGTCAAGCTGGGCACTCTAAGCAGACTGCCGGTGATAAACCGGAGGAAGGTGGGGATGACGTCAAATCATCATGCCCCTTATGACCTGGGCTAC
The Paenibacillus peoriae DNA segment above includes these coding regions:
- a CDS encoding NCS2 family permease codes for the protein MERFFKLKEHGTNVRTEIIAGITTFMTMAYILVVNNTFLGPTGAGMPSEAVFFATAVGAGLVTILMGLFVNVPIGMAPGMGLNAYFMTVVLSSNGMITWQAALGAVFISGIVFLILTVTRVRQMLLVAVPENLKTAITVGIGLFITIVGFKLCNLVMVSIVPGTDVGQPVPGHAFNLILGSLVHQKDALLALIGLLIIAALMVVRVKGALLIGIVATTLIGIPMGVTNLSSLTTGNWIPDFSNLAVGQLDLKAALHIGLFDIIFIFTFVELFDTFGTLVGTATRAGIMKDKKKGEKIIGKAMLVDAVGVSTGAVLGTSTITAFVESSAGVEEGGRTGLTAVTTGVLFLLALFIAPLALVVPSAATAPALIIVGVLMMSQVRNIDWDNFLLAFPAFLTIVLMPFTGGIANGISAGILSYVVLAVFSNLFTSNKVKIHWLMWVLAIIVVIRFAFMGSE
- a CDS encoding nuclear transport factor 2 family protein, whose translation is MKILEDYFHYYDLAKDDEKSRERLISLFSEKIEFVLNGDRKQGMNSWKSFLNMFFEGSLEIKHMYEGWKPVPGEPDTYQTKWAVCGKKATGEVYTLTGVDKARLDAEGKIVYLENIPDTANTFDKYKNI